One window of Curtobacterium sp. 458 genomic DNA carries:
- a CDS encoding DUF1684 domain-containing protein — protein sequence MTTSTTAPFAADWTTWHDAHEAARSAPHGFLAITSIRWLQAEPERFEDAPGAWSTSEDGPVVALDPGQSIEVDGQVMTGTYRFGSLAERSGVEAVWHDGDETVVIEVARRGGSDIIRPRRPSAPPRTSYRGTPAYAPDPAFAVEARFEPFDEPREVTVGSVVDGLQHVYTAPGVLRFDLDGPRTLTAFNGYGDGLLVLFTDRTSGVTTYAATRSLDVPAPDASGRTTIDFNRATNLPCAYTPHATCPLPPAENRLDVAVEAGERLPA from the coding sequence ATGACGACCTCGACGACCGCCCCCTTCGCCGCCGACTGGACCACCTGGCACGACGCACACGAGGCAGCTCGGTCAGCGCCGCACGGGTTCCTCGCGATCACGAGCATCCGGTGGCTGCAGGCGGAGCCCGAGCGGTTCGAGGACGCACCCGGGGCGTGGTCGACCTCCGAGGACGGGCCGGTCGTGGCGCTCGACCCGGGGCAGTCGATCGAGGTGGACGGCCAGGTCATGACCGGCACGTACCGGTTCGGGTCGCTCGCCGAGCGATCCGGCGTCGAGGCGGTGTGGCACGACGGCGACGAGACCGTCGTCATCGAGGTCGCACGGCGCGGCGGCAGCGACATCATCCGGCCGCGGCGTCCCTCCGCCCCGCCGCGCACGTCCTACCGGGGGACGCCGGCGTACGCGCCGGACCCCGCGTTCGCCGTCGAGGCTCGCTTCGAGCCGTTCGACGAGCCGCGCGAGGTGACCGTGGGGTCGGTCGTCGACGGCCTCCAGCACGTGTACACCGCGCCCGGCGTGCTGCGGTTCGACCTCGACGGGCCGCGGACCCTCACGGCGTTCAACGGGTACGGCGACGGGCTGCTCGTGCTGTTCACCGATCGGACCTCGGGCGTGACGACGTACGCGGCGACGCGGAGCCTCGACGTGCCGGCGCCGGACGCCTCGGGCCGGACGACCATCGACTTCAACCGTGCGACGAACCTGCCGTGCGCCTACACGCCGCACGCGACCTGCCCCCTGCCGCCCGCCGAGAACCGCCTCGACGTCGCCGTCGAGGCCGGCGAGCGCCTGCCCGCGTAG
- a CDS encoding sugar ABC transporter permease — protein sequence MTTTTRTGAAAPPRPTTRSITTAGSGRRHREKHPWTAAEKRRLRIGLAFVSPWIVGVLVFIGYPLVYSFAISLTRYSGMQGATWVGFGNYVAAFIDPLVHTAVGNTVFYAVIAVPVGIVVAIIIAIAMNQDVREISWYRTALYIPSLIPTFALAFIFVVLVNPQTGLVNQALKLVGVPATNLLGDPTTAKLVIIALAQMGAGNAALIFLAGMRGIPKTLYEAARVDGAGPVRQFFALTLPLLSPVILFNLITGISNGLQVFTEAYVISSGTGGLGSPDNGTLFYMLYLYKNAFSYAQLGFASAMAVLLFLAGMILSGLVYWLSKRFVNYDVTGE from the coding sequence GTGACGACGACGACACGAACAGGGGCCGCAGCACCTCCGAGGCCGACGACCCGCAGCATCACCACCGCGGGCTCCGGCCGACGCCACCGCGAGAAGCACCCGTGGACCGCCGCCGAGAAGCGCCGCCTGCGGATCGGGCTCGCGTTCGTGTCCCCGTGGATCGTCGGCGTGCTCGTGTTCATCGGCTACCCGCTCGTGTACTCGTTCGCGATCAGCCTGACCCGGTACTCGGGCATGCAGGGCGCGACGTGGGTCGGGTTCGGCAACTACGTCGCGGCGTTCATCGACCCGCTGGTGCACACCGCGGTGGGCAACACGGTGTTCTACGCGGTCATCGCGGTGCCGGTCGGGATCGTGGTGGCGATCATCATCGCGATCGCCATGAACCAGGACGTCCGGGAGATCAGCTGGTACCGGACGGCGCTGTACATCCCGTCGCTCATCCCGACGTTCGCGCTCGCGTTCATCTTCGTCGTGCTGGTGAACCCGCAGACCGGACTCGTGAACCAGGCGCTCAAGCTCGTGGGCGTCCCGGCGACGAACCTCCTCGGGGACCCGACCACGGCGAAGCTCGTGATCATCGCCCTCGCGCAGATGGGTGCGGGCAACGCCGCGCTCATCTTCCTCGCGGGCATGCGGGGCATCCCGAAGACGCTGTACGAGGCAGCCCGCGTGGACGGCGCCGGACCGGTGCGGCAGTTCTTCGCGCTGACGCTGCCGCTGCTCTCCCCGGTGATCCTGTTCAACCTCATCACCGGGATCAGCAACGGGCTGCAGGTCTTCACGGAGGCGTACGTGATCTCGTCCGGGACGGGAGGCCTCGGGTCGCCGGACAACGGGACGTTGTTCTACATGCTCTACCTCTACAAGAACGCGTTCAGCTACGCGCAGCTCGGGTTCGCGAGCGCGATGGCTGTCCTGCTGTTCCTCGCCGGGATGATCCTCTCGGGGCTCGTCTACTGGCTGTCCAAGCGGTTCGTGAACTACGACGTGACCGGGGAGTGA
- a CDS encoding extracellular solute-binding protein has protein sequence MTSAFSRRSFLRGATATAGAGALALLAAGCATGSRSSNPNQVSLWGVTGTFVPFQTKVIKQFKELHPEVDVVVNQVPSQGTGDATSIITAVRGGTAPDLWLLDRFSAAQYAAIGLIEPIDDLIAEYEDQSKEEFLSQWLGFAVGEVSYEGKTYGLPHDTDARGMFVNRTMLKDAGVDLDEFDWEQNGPVTMDRMWEVSQQVTKKSAGDYTHMGLLPWYGEGWPFTWGLGLGASYYDQQDSRMTMDSASVRGIYDFYGDWAKRLDYRAADTFIATYEPTGHPPGQTAFMGNRMAFMVSVPSTIQSFDNFGPKDLDWTTAYLPVQKEGDPKYTWSGGFALCLPKGSKKTKAVWELMKYFTGKRGQETYMVPATSVPTNIAALEDPNGSAKSIRYFVESITASTCRPPLPVGGAWWDSLADARSSVLLGTATPEQAVERAQNRVDPMMQTYAPFKLPKDYDKVRI, from the coding sequence ATGACCTCCGCGTTCAGCCGCCGTTCCTTCCTCCGCGGGGCGACCGCCACGGCCGGGGCCGGAGCCCTCGCGCTGCTCGCCGCGGGGTGTGCGACCGGGTCGCGATCGTCGAACCCGAACCAGGTGTCGCTCTGGGGCGTGACCGGCACGTTCGTCCCGTTCCAGACGAAGGTGATCAAGCAGTTCAAGGAACTGCACCCGGAGGTCGACGTGGTCGTCAACCAGGTTCCCTCGCAGGGCACCGGCGACGCGACGAGCATCATCACGGCCGTCCGCGGCGGCACCGCTCCGGACCTGTGGCTGCTCGACCGGTTCAGCGCCGCCCAGTACGCCGCGATCGGGCTCATCGAACCCATCGACGACCTCATCGCCGAGTACGAGGACCAGTCGAAGGAGGAGTTCCTGTCGCAGTGGCTCGGCTTCGCCGTCGGCGAGGTCTCCTACGAGGGCAAGACGTACGGCCTCCCGCACGACACCGACGCACGCGGCATGTTCGTCAACCGCACCATGCTCAAGGACGCCGGGGTCGACCTCGACGAGTTCGACTGGGAGCAGAACGGCCCCGTGACGATGGACCGGATGTGGGAGGTCAGCCAGCAGGTCACGAAGAAGTCCGCCGGCGACTACACGCACATGGGGCTCCTGCCCTGGTACGGCGAGGGCTGGCCGTTCACCTGGGGCCTCGGGCTCGGGGCGTCCTACTACGACCAGCAGGACTCCCGGATGACGATGGACTCCGCGAGCGTCCGCGGCATCTACGACTTCTACGGCGACTGGGCGAAGCGTCTCGACTACCGCGCGGCCGACACGTTCATCGCGACGTACGAGCCGACCGGACACCCGCCCGGACAGACCGCGTTCATGGGCAACCGGATGGCGTTCATGGTGAGCGTGCCGTCGACCATCCAGAGCTTCGACAACTTCGGCCCGAAGGACCTCGACTGGACGACCGCGTACCTGCCCGTCCAGAAGGAGGGCGACCCGAAGTACACCTGGTCGGGCGGCTTCGCGCTCTGCCTGCCGAAGGGGTCGAAGAAGACCAAGGCGGTGTGGGAGCTCATGAAGTACTTCACGGGCAAGCGCGGCCAGGAGACCTACATGGTCCCCGCGACGAGCGTGCCGACGAACATCGCCGCGCTCGAGGACCCGAACGGCTCCGCGAAGTCGATCCGCTACTTCGTCGAGTCCATCACCGCGAGCACCTGCCGCCCACCGCTGCCCGTCGGCGGCGCCTGGTGGGACTCCCTCGCCGACGCACGCTCGAGCGTGCTCCTCGGCACCGCGACACCCGAGCAGGCCGTCGAGCGGGCGCAGAACCGCGTCGACCCGATGATGCAGACCTACGCGCCGTTCAAGCTGCCGAAGGACTACGACAAGGTCCGCATCTAG
- a CDS encoding carbohydrate ABC transporter permease, which produces MTTEVTKSITTTAAKGDRGASRNADGSVRSVWSSITARIVLIAMSVLFLIPIYWMVISALKGNTELGTFPATWFPHWLDWGNFAQAVQAMPFFTFFRNTLIITVLVTVFSVVSNLVIAYGFACIEWRGRDRLFYVVLATLFIPFPVTLIPMFDLYARLGWINTFLPLVVPALFGSAFYTFLLRQFLLQIPKDLLDAARMDGASEWRILWTIVFPQARAALVTVGIFAAVGAWNDFLGPLIYLQDQSVQTLSIGLQVFRLNNSQDFQFNQLMAASVLIILPLVILFFVFQRTFLKGVQIGSFK; this is translated from the coding sequence GTGACCACCGAAGTGACGAAGTCCATCACCACCACTGCCGCGAAGGGCGATCGCGGGGCGTCCCGCAACGCCGACGGGTCCGTCCGGTCCGTCTGGTCGTCGATCACGGCGCGCATCGTGCTCATCGCCATGAGCGTGCTCTTCCTCATCCCGATCTACTGGATGGTCATCTCGGCACTCAAGGGCAACACCGAGCTCGGCACCTTCCCCGCCACCTGGTTCCCGCACTGGCTCGACTGGGGCAACTTCGCCCAGGCGGTGCAGGCGATGCCGTTCTTCACGTTCTTCCGGAACACGCTGATCATCACGGTCCTCGTGACGGTGTTCTCGGTCGTGTCGAACCTCGTCATCGCGTACGGGTTCGCGTGCATCGAGTGGCGTGGCCGCGACCGGCTGTTCTACGTCGTGCTCGCGACGCTGTTCATCCCGTTCCCCGTGACGCTCATCCCGATGTTCGACCTGTACGCGCGACTCGGCTGGATCAACACGTTCCTGCCGCTCGTGGTGCCGGCGCTGTTCGGGTCGGCGTTCTACACGTTCCTGCTCCGGCAGTTCCTGCTGCAGATCCCGAAGGACCTCCTCGACGCCGCCCGCATGGACGGGGCGTCGGAGTGGCGGATCCTCTGGACGATCGTGTTCCCGCAGGCGCGTGCGGCGCTCGTGACGGTCGGCATCTTCGCCGCGGTCGGCGCGTGGAACGACTTCCTCGGGCCCCTCATCTACCTGCAGGACCAGAGCGTGCAGACGCTGTCGATCGGTCTGCAGGTGTTCCGGCTCAACAACTCGCAGGACTTCCAGTTCAACCAGCTGATGGCGGCCTCGGTGCTCATCATCCTGCCGCTCGTGATCCTGTTCTTCGTGTTCCAGCGGACGTTCCTCAAGGGCGTCCAGATCGGGAGCTTCAAATGA
- a CDS encoding LLM class flavin-dependent oxidoreductase, with protein sequence MPDRTTLVTALHGAGWHPAAWRVAGPTATRLSSLRHWRDLVVEQDRAGIDAVTIEDSFTAGPADATGDLDTSTVVGHLDALLVASAVAPATRAVGLVPTVSVTHTEPFHVATGLQTLDHVSLGRAGWRLQVSPSTREAALFGRRPGGETTERLFAEAREVAEVVSRLWDSWDDDAIIRDVTTGRFIDRDRIHGAAFVGEHVSVHGASIVPRSPQGRPPVFALAHRADAAAFAVDAADVVLVTPRLDTDARSGLTGRPDLEARPALTLVRDAEQAAGSDRVRPVLADVAVLLGSSAAEAADDLAALDAAAGASYAATSDAAVLATTVPALVEHIAELRALGYAGVRLRPLRIPEDSTAIARRLVPALVTAGLRADVASRPTADLRTRLGLAPAVSRHATEGVPA encoded by the coding sequence GTGCCTGACCGCACCACCCTCGTCACTGCCCTGCACGGCGCCGGCTGGCACCCTGCCGCCTGGCGCGTCGCCGGTCCGACCGCGACGCGGCTGAGCAGCCTCCGGCACTGGCGCGACCTCGTCGTGGAGCAGGACCGTGCGGGCATCGACGCCGTCACGATCGAGGACTCCTTCACCGCCGGCCCCGCCGACGCGACCGGCGACCTCGACACCTCGACGGTCGTCGGACACCTCGACGCGCTCCTCGTCGCGAGCGCGGTCGCCCCGGCGACCCGCGCCGTCGGGTTGGTGCCGACCGTCTCGGTCACGCACACCGAACCGTTCCACGTCGCCACGGGCCTCCAGACCCTCGACCACGTCTCGCTCGGCCGCGCCGGCTGGCGTCTCCAGGTCAGCCCGTCGACGCGCGAAGCCGCGCTCTTCGGCCGCCGCCCCGGCGGCGAGACCACCGAGCGCCTCTTCGCCGAGGCCCGCGAGGTCGCCGAGGTCGTCAGCCGCCTCTGGGACAGCTGGGACGACGACGCGATCATCCGCGACGTCACCACCGGTCGCTTCATCGACCGCGACCGCATCCACGGCGCCGCGTTCGTCGGGGAGCACGTGTCGGTCCACGGCGCGTCGATCGTGCCGCGGTCGCCGCAGGGGCGGCCCCCGGTGTTCGCCCTCGCGCACCGCGCCGACGCCGCCGCCTTCGCCGTCGACGCCGCGGACGTCGTGCTGGTCACGCCCCGACTGGACACGGACGCACGGTCCGGTCTGACGGGACGACCCGACCTGGAGGCACGACCCGCCCTGACACTCGTCCGTGATGCCGAGCAGGCGGCCGGGTCGGACCGCGTGCGTCCGGTCCTCGCGGACGTCGCGGTGCTCCTCGGGTCCTCGGCGGCGGAGGCCGCCGACGACCTCGCCGCGCTCGACGCCGCGGCCGGTGCGTCGTACGCCGCGACCTCGGACGCGGCCGTGCTCGCGACGACCGTGCCCGCGCTGGTCGAGCACATCGCCGAGCTCCGCGCGCTCGGGTACGCCGGTGTCCGGCTCCGGCCGCTGCGCATCCCCGAGGACAGCACCGCGATCGCCCGACGACTGGTCCCCGCACTCGTGACGGCCGGTCTCCGGGCCGACGTCGCCTCCCGTCCCACCGCCGACCTGCGGACGCGGCTCGGCCTCGCACCCGCCGTCAGCCGCCACGCCACCGAAGGGGTCCCCGCATGA
- a CDS encoding histidine phosphatase family protein — protein MTVWFVTHAEPVVDPAAPIESWGLSPVGRARAGAWRAPASRVVTSTERKAVETAELVAGGRPVEQDPTLGEIDRSATGYLPFEEFDAVVDAFFARPSESVRGWERAVDAQERIVTAVRSHAAAGDVVLVSHGAVGALLLASLSGGPISRAAEQPGMGSVLTLDSVSWRATSGWQRLPLPT, from the coding sequence ATGACCGTCTGGTTCGTCACGCACGCGGAGCCCGTCGTGGACCCGGCCGCACCGATCGAGTCGTGGGGGCTCTCCCCCGTGGGACGCGCGCGGGCCGGGGCGTGGCGGGCACCGGCCTCCCGGGTGGTGACGAGCACCGAGCGGAAGGCCGTCGAGACCGCGGAGCTCGTCGCCGGCGGCCGTCCGGTGGAGCAGGACCCGACCCTCGGCGAGATCGACCGGAGCGCGACGGGGTACCTGCCGTTCGAGGAGTTCGACGCCGTCGTCGACGCGTTCTTCGCGCGCCCGTCCGAGTCCGTCCGGGGGTGGGAGCGTGCGGTCGACGCTCAGGAGCGGATCGTCACGGCGGTCCGGTCGCATGCCGCGGCCGGCGACGTCGTGCTCGTGTCGCACGGGGCGGTGGGAGCGCTGCTGCTCGCCTCGCTGTCCGGCGGACCGATCTCACGAGCAGCCGAGCAGCCGGGCATGGGCAGCGTGCTGACGCTCGATTCGGTGTCGTGGCGCGCGACGAGCGGCTGGCAGCGGCTGCCCCTGCCCACCTGA
- a CDS encoding NtaA/DmoA family FMN-dependent monooxygenase (This protein belongs to a clade of FMN-dependent monooxygenases, within a broader family of flavin-dependent oxidoreductases, the luciferase-like monooxygenase (LMM) family, some of whose members use coenzyme F420 rather than FMN.), producing MSRKRQVHLAAHFPGVNNTTVWSDERAESQIAFSSFEHFARNAERGFFDFLFLAEGLRLREQKGRIHDLDVVGRPNTLAILAALAGVTEHIGLVGTLQTTFNEPVELAKQLATLDHLTDGRAGWNVVTSSDAFHGANFRRGGFLDHADRYTRAAEFVELSRELWDSWEPDAVVADVTAGRYAERSRIRDVDHHGPQFDVVGTFPVPRSPQGHPVVVQAGDSDEGRDLAARHAEVIFSLHTEFEDARAFRRDVTARLEAVGRTEDELLVLPGATFTIGDTPADAEERSRAIRRAQVSPATAIAFLEQVWNRDLSDHDVDGPLPTVDPDVDADAITRGRVRHVRDPRATVQEWRDRAAAEHLTTRELVIAVSTRGGFVGTPDHLAAEIDRYVQERASDGFVVVPHTNPYGLDEFVDRVVPLLQERGVYRESYGDEATLRQTLGLPGTITQRQAVPA from the coding sequence ATGAGCCGCAAGCGTCAGGTCCACCTCGCCGCACACTTCCCGGGGGTCAACAACACCACCGTGTGGAGCGACGAGCGTGCCGAGAGCCAGATCGCGTTCTCGTCGTTCGAGCACTTCGCCCGGAACGCCGAGCGCGGGTTCTTCGACTTCCTGTTCCTCGCCGAGGGGCTGCGGCTCCGCGAGCAGAAGGGCCGCATCCACGACCTCGACGTCGTCGGGCGGCCGAACACGCTCGCGATCCTCGCCGCCCTGGCCGGCGTCACCGAGCACATCGGTCTCGTCGGGACGCTGCAGACCACGTTCAACGAGCCCGTCGAGCTCGCGAAGCAGCTCGCCACGCTCGACCACCTCACGGACGGCCGGGCCGGTTGGAACGTCGTGACCAGCTCCGACGCGTTCCACGGCGCGAACTTCCGCCGTGGCGGGTTCCTCGACCACGCCGACCGGTACACGCGAGCAGCCGAGTTCGTCGAGCTGTCCCGCGAGCTCTGGGACTCATGGGAACCCGACGCCGTCGTCGCCGACGTGACCGCCGGACGGTACGCCGAGCGCTCCCGCATCCGCGACGTCGACCACCACGGCCCGCAGTTCGACGTCGTCGGGACCTTCCCGGTCCCGCGGAGCCCGCAGGGGCACCCGGTCGTCGTGCAGGCGGGCGACTCCGACGAGGGCCGCGACCTCGCCGCCCGGCACGCGGAGGTGATCTTCTCGCTGCACACCGAGTTCGAGGACGCGCGGGCCTTCCGTCGGGACGTCACCGCACGGCTCGAGGCAGTCGGCCGAACCGAGGACGAGCTGCTCGTGCTGCCCGGTGCGACGTTCACGATCGGCGACACCCCGGCCGACGCCGAGGAGCGGTCCCGGGCGATCCGACGGGCCCAGGTCAGTCCGGCCACCGCGATCGCGTTCCTCGAACAGGTGTGGAACCGGGACCTCTCCGACCACGACGTCGACGGCCCGCTGCCGACGGTCGACCCGGACGTCGACGCCGACGCGATCACCCGCGGACGGGTGCGGCACGTGCGGGACCCCCGCGCGACCGTGCAGGAGTGGCGGGACCGTGCCGCTGCGGAGCACCTGACCACCCGGGAGCTCGTCATCGCGGTCTCGACCCGCGGCGGCTTCGTCGGCACGCCCGACCACCTGGCCGCCGAGATCGACCGGTACGTGCAGGAGCGGGCGTCCGACGGGTTCGTCGTCGTGCCGCACACGAACCCGTACGGCCTCGACGAGTTCGTCGACCGCGTCGTGCCCCTGCTGCAGGAGCGCGGGGTGTACCGCGAGTCGTACGGCGACGAGGCGACGCTCCGGCAGACCCTCGGCCTGCCGGGCACGATCACCCAGCGTCAGGCGGTGCCCGCGTGA
- a CDS encoding ROK family transcriptional regulator, which translates to MEQPRQPSRRTVLHGGTSHGGTNIADVGSRNRALVLDLVRRTGPVQRVALARGTGLSAQTVSNISARLVAEGLVRQDEDRALAVVPSARTGIGVHLDPAAFEVVLVDLSGTVLAAEHHDLAARTAPGAVLDVMAAAVGRLRAEAPGQVVDGITVAVPGPIDTVSERLRTPAQLRPWSAYPLAAELAARTGAEVHLEKDAIAGAFGEAWTTPEREDLVAVHLGSGVSAAAVASGEVVRGATGNAGEFGGMPVYAHGRWTAVWEACQPLQQVRRAVSAGVLDAEVSSDDAAAVRAAYARMCREPAAAELVTEGGAALGSALAHVVELLDVPRVTIGGSAAVLGGEPFLAAVRSRLRDRLPRGPFAEVAFSTAGVVAVARGAACSAVARSLATAPRVPAVRQRTGGTVHARSISHPW; encoded by the coding sequence ATGGAGCAGCCCCGTCAACCCTCCCGGCGCACCGTGCTGCACGGTGGAACGTCCCACGGCGGGACGAACATCGCCGACGTCGGCAGCCGGAACCGTGCCCTCGTGCTCGACCTCGTCCGCCGCACCGGGCCCGTCCAGCGGGTCGCACTCGCCCGCGGCACCGGCCTCAGCGCGCAGACCGTCTCGAACATCTCCGCACGACTCGTCGCCGAGGGACTCGTGCGCCAGGACGAGGACCGGGCGCTCGCCGTGGTGCCCTCGGCGCGGACGGGGATCGGCGTGCACCTCGACCCGGCCGCGTTCGAGGTCGTCCTCGTCGACCTCTCCGGGACGGTCCTCGCAGCGGAGCACCACGACCTCGCGGCGAGGACGGCGCCCGGCGCGGTGCTCGACGTGATGGCGGCGGCGGTCGGACGACTCCGAGCCGAGGCACCCGGGCAGGTCGTGGACGGGATCACCGTCGCCGTCCCGGGCCCGATCGACACCGTCTCCGAGCGGCTCCGGACCCCCGCCCAGCTGCGCCCGTGGTCGGCGTACCCACTCGCCGCCGAACTCGCCGCACGGACCGGCGCCGAGGTGCACCTCGAGAAGGACGCCATCGCCGGGGCGTTCGGCGAGGCCTGGACGACACCGGAGCGCGAGGACCTCGTGGCGGTGCACCTCGGGAGCGGGGTCAGCGCGGCAGCGGTGGCCTCGGGCGAGGTCGTCCGGGGCGCGACCGGCAACGCGGGGGAGTTCGGCGGCATGCCCGTCTACGCGCACGGTCGGTGGACCGCGGTCTGGGAGGCCTGCCAACCGCTCCAGCAGGTCCGGCGCGCCGTCTCCGCCGGGGTGCTCGACGCCGAGGTCTCCTCCGATGACGCCGCGGCCGTCCGCGCCGCCTACGCCCGGATGTGCCGGGAACCCGCGGCCGCCGAGCTCGTCACCGAGGGCGGCGCAGCCCTCGGATCGGCACTCGCGCACGTGGTCGAACTCCTCGACGTGCCGCGGGTCACGATCGGCGGCAGCGCGGCCGTCCTCGGCGGCGAGCCCTTCCTCGCGGCGGTCCGGTCGCGCCTCCGGGACCGCCTGCCCCGCGGGCCGTTCGCCGAGGTCGCGTTCTCGACCGCGGGCGTCGTCGCCGTCGCGCGCGGCGCGGCATGCTCCGCCGTCGCGCGGAGCCTCGCGACGGCGCCGCGCGTCCCGGCGGTGCGGCAGCGGACGGGAGGCACGGTGCACGCCCGCAGCATCAGCCACCCCTGGTGA